Proteins from a genomic interval of Pseudomonadota bacterium:
- the xerD gene encoding site-specific tyrosine recombinase XerD: MKHHRDLSPELDELQQVFLDYLAMERGLSPRTIEAYRGDLKHFGAYVATLGISSLDDLTITQLSHYQFLLHKSYASGSIQRKLSALKMFFRFLQGRGLIAGNPLQDLEAPRSSRTLPPVISVEEVQQLLAAPKSDTVLGRRDQVMLQVLYATGVRVSELVSLSLLQINFNLGVISVIGKGDKERLIPLPFGVLGEIVDYLQETRPKLLKHRNSEYIFLNRSGKHLSREGFWKNITRYARQAGIRRKVYPHLLRHAFASHMLAGGADLRVVQNLLGHADLSTTQIYTHVDSKRLWQVYRQFHPREQLDK; the protein is encoded by the coding sequence TTGAAACATCATCGTGATCTATCACCGGAGCTGGATGAGCTGCAACAGGTATTTCTGGATTACCTGGCTATGGAGCGGGGTTTATCCCCCCGTACCATTGAGGCCTACCGGGGAGATTTAAAACATTTTGGAGCCTACGTGGCCACGCTGGGAATAAGCTCACTGGATGATTTGACTATAACCCAGCTGAGTCACTACCAGTTTCTACTGCACAAGTCTTATGCCTCGGGAAGTATACAGCGCAAACTTTCGGCCCTGAAAATGTTTTTCCGCTTTCTTCAGGGCCGGGGACTTATTGCCGGTAACCCATTGCAGGACTTGGAAGCACCGCGTTCAAGTAGAACTTTACCGCCGGTTATTTCCGTTGAGGAGGTTCAACAACTGCTGGCAGCACCAAAATCCGACACTGTTCTGGGACGGCGCGACCAGGTTATGCTGCAGGTTTTATATGCAACCGGGGTTAGGGTTTCCGAGCTGGTTTCCTTAAGTTTGCTCCAGATAAATTTTAATCTCGGGGTGATCAGCGTTATTGGTAAAGGGGATAAGGAGCGCTTGATTCCCTTGCCCTTTGGAGTGCTGGGAGAAATAGTCGATTATCTGCAGGAAACCAGGCCAAAGTTGCTCAAACACCGTAATAGTGAATATATTTTTCTCAATCGTTCCGGAAAACATTTGAGCCGGGAGGGATTCTGGAAAAATATCACCCGGTATGCAAGACAGGCCGGAATCCGCCGGAAAGTCTATCCTCATCTTTTGCGCCACGCGTTTGCCAGCCATATGCTTGCCGGAGGTGCCGATTTACGGGTGGTCCAAAACTTGCTGGGTCATGCCGATCTCTCCACCACCCAGATATATACCCATGTGGACAGTAAACGTCTATGGCAGGTATATAGACAATTTCATCCCCGGGAACAGCTGGATAAATAA
- the hfq gene encoding RNA chaperone Hfq, with translation MNKQMINVQDQFLNRIRRERIRVTIDLVSGSRGEGKVTSFDNFCLILNDGYTSHLIYKHAVSMISPLGDGTGGMKNFGVESGFETSS, from the coding sequence ATGAACAAACAGATGATCAACGTTCAGGATCAGTTCCTAAACCGGATTCGGCGTGAAAGAATACGGGTGACCATTGATCTGGTCAGCGGCTCGCGTGGAGAAGGTAAGGTTACCAGTTTTGATAATTTTTGTCTTATACTAAATGACGGCTATACCAGTCATTTGATTTATAAACATGCGGTGTCAATGATCAGCCCTCTGGGAGATGGGACTGGAGGAATGAAAAATTTCGGGGTGGAATCCGGATTTGAAACATCATCGTGA
- a CDS encoding MoxR family ATPase has protein sequence MQKFEQYRGTGNYIASGALQNDVNVAIALGRPLLIKGEPGTGKTLLASSIAEGLETDLLVWTIKSTTKAQDGLYIYDTVQRLNDARFGDHDISDIKHYIKHGKLGQAFTSPKRVILLIDEIDKADIEFPNDLLTELDEMKFYIPETAETISAQHRPTIIITSNSEKELPDAFLRRCVFHYIQFPDAEFMNDIVKVHFPDLEEKMMKEAVTAFFNLREVDNLRKKPSTSELIDWIKVLVASGTRPRDIGRELPFLGALLKNEQDYHQVANGETDVRSIRRPSFLR, from the coding sequence ATGCAAAAATTTGAACAATATCGTGGAACCGGAAATTATATTGCCTCAGGAGCATTACAAAATGATGTGAATGTGGCCATTGCCCTGGGGCGGCCTTTACTCATCAAAGGCGAGCCGGGAACCGGAAAAACCCTGCTGGCTTCCAGTATTGCCGAAGGTCTGGAAACGGATCTGCTGGTCTGGACCATTAAGTCAACAACTAAAGCCCAGGACGGTCTTTATATTTATGACACCGTTCAGCGACTTAACGACGCCCGTTTTGGGGATCATGATATTTCCGATATAAAGCATTATATCAAACATGGAAAATTGGGGCAGGCATTTACCAGCCCGAAACGGGTGATATTACTCATCGATGAAATCGATAAGGCTGATATCGAATTTCCCAATGATCTGCTGACTGAACTGGATGAAATGAAATTTTATATCCCGGAAACCGCTGAAACCATCAGCGCCCAGCATCGTCCGACAATAATTATTACCAGTAATTCTGAAAAAGAGTTGCCCGATGCTTTCCTGCGCCGCTGTGTATTCCATTATATTCAATTTCCTGATGCCGAGTTTATGAATGATATCGTCAAGGTTCATTTTCCCGACCTGGAAGAAAAAATGATGAAGGAAGCAGTGACAGCTTTTTTCAACCTGCGCGAGGTTGACAATCTGCGCAAAAAACCTTCCACCAGCGAGCTCATCGACTGGATCAAAGTCCTGGTTGCTTCCGGAACCAGGCCCAGGGATATTGGCCGGGAACTGCCATTTCTCGGGGCCTTGTTGAAGAATGAACAGGATTATCATCAAGTAGCCAATGGAGAAACAGATGTTAGATCCATTCGCCGCCCGTCCTTTTTACGCTGA
- a CDS encoding VWA containing CoxE family protein: protein MFTQFFYTLKAYKVPVSLTEWLAMLEAMEKGFAANSLVSFYYLARSLLVKSENFYDQFDLAFRDFFSGLEVPEELFDELLKWLSEETLKLHRDSVDLSSLPQHDWETLQKMFEDRLKEQKERHDGGGRWIGTGGTSPFGHSGVHPGGIRIGGESNNLSAIKIATARKFRQYRNDVTLDVRQMKVAMKKLRHLRRSGNLLELDIDESIDQTCRNAGEIELVFHPERKNDVKMLLLMDAGGSMLPYAQMVNRLFSAANSVNHFKKFRYYYFHNCIYDHLNAGMEHGERVSTAQLLKNLNSSYKVVIVGDASMAPYELFMENGIIDYYDRNETAGIVWLEKIANHFRNVVWLNPNPPRYWQHPTVSAIADLFPMYQLSLAGLESAMDELTRKVH from the coding sequence ATGTTTACTCAGTTTTTCTACACCCTTAAAGCCTACAAGGTGCCGGTAAGTCTAACCGAATGGCTGGCAATGCTGGAAGCCATGGAGAAAGGTTTTGCCGCCAACAGCCTGGTGAGCTTTTACTATCTGGCCCGTTCGCTGCTGGTCAAGTCAGAAAATTTTTATGATCAGTTTGACCTGGCTTTCAGGGATTTTTTCAGCGGTCTGGAAGTTCCGGAAGAATTGTTTGACGAACTCCTAAAATGGCTCAGTGAAGAAACTCTGAAACTTCACCGGGATTCGGTTGACCTCTCATCACTGCCCCAGCATGACTGGGAAACCCTGCAGAAAATGTTTGAGGACAGACTGAAGGAACAGAAAGAGCGCCATGACGGCGGCGGGCGTTGGATCGGAACCGGGGGAACCTCGCCCTTTGGCCACAGCGGTGTTCATCCGGGCGGCATCCGGATAGGCGGCGAAAGCAATAACTTAAGCGCGATTAAAATTGCCACCGCCCGTAAGTTTCGCCAGTACCGCAATGATGTTACCCTTGATGTCCGGCAGATGAAAGTTGCCATGAAAAAGCTCAGGCATCTGCGCCGCAGCGGAAATCTACTGGAACTTGATATTGATGAAAGCATTGACCAGACCTGCAGAAATGCCGGCGAGATTGAGCTGGTATTTCACCCCGAACGGAAAAATGATGTCAAGATGCTGTTGCTCATGGATGCCGGCGGCTCCATGCTGCCCTATGCCCAGATGGTCAACCGCTTGTTCTCCGCCGCTAATTCGGTAAATCATTTCAAAAAATTTCGCTATTACTATTTTCACAACTGCATTTATGATCACCTGAACGCGGGTATGGAGCATGGCGAACGGGTTTCCACCGCGCAGCTGCTGAAAAATCTGAACAGTTCCTATAAGGTAGTAATTGTTGGCGATGCCAGCATGGCACCCTATGAATTGTTCATGGAAAACGGCATCATTGACTATTATGATCGCAACGAAACCGCCGGCATTGTCTGGCTGGAAAAAATCGCCAACCATTTTCGTAACGTTGTCTGGTTAAATCCAAACCCGCCCCGCTACTGGCAGCATCCGACAGTCAGTGCGATTGCCGATCTCTTTCCCATGTATCAGCTTTCATTGGCAGGACTTGAATCTGCCATGGATGAGTTAACCCGGAAGGTTCACTGA